From Romeriopsis navalis LEGE 11480, one genomic window encodes:
- a CDS encoding IS1/IS1595 family N-terminal zinc-binding domain-containing protein, whose product MSSDTVRCPSCQSTQVVKNGKIHNGKQNHKCRNCGRQFVLRP is encoded by the coding sequence GTCTTCTGATACAGTACGATGCCCATCCTGCCAGTCCACTCAAGTGGTGAAGAACGGCAAGATTCACAATGGCAAGCAAAACCACAAATGCCGCAACTGCGGTCGTCAGTTTGTCCTTCGCCCA